A stretch of Geobacter sp. DNA encodes these proteins:
- a CDS encoding TIR domain-containing protein, translating to MSDSGEIRDVGSASTSIFISYRRKDTGGYTGRLYDRLTQLFDAEDIFYDQSGIESGEDFPIAIQNALDSAEVILVIIGPDWLSEENRKRLNDAKDFVRHEVMSALHRKETEIVTKPLVVPVLVGGAGQLSEADLGELSQLALIQSHAVQGNLAEYNLKVEELCKIISNYSRSWTAKHSNWMLACLANKKLSSANFGQDLTVLHPDSHYIQRHEANKTMDTWWSGWKEHHRPFVLLGEEGDGKSWALTSWIAKTISLAGQQMPVIFISATKVSNADDFITEMAEAMARVNESVSAMEWKNRLKLFLRNSADNIPQIVLVLDGLNERPSIDWRDLFDNYLISPYRKNIALLISCRTGYWHEHLAKEYDVSVSVWKLSPFSDGELDQALTRHHLTRAFFSDRVLKLVAKPRYFDMAVRLKDQLEESGDDVTIDRLIYEDWKDRIGRKRLPSVKISHAEFQAIITDVVQKFGERVSIKQLAQTLATYGNQAEIRNELVSSGILKEIAGGKFEVAANPLILGLGLLLASEIEESGKDDLLEIEEIIAERLGQHPDSDRLVQICAMALFHSLLTEGFPDVGCRALFRNWISGRNLDEADSERVSAYFPLKPHIYFQIMEDLWGNFGNYREVEDHLMSALLQRHNFEHVKAEMITTFERWLSFVHPLGYRGWFERDESKKEGLIKEVEERLGQQVEIGAMELFGHRIEIVADQRLLQLAKVAESVISHFDREPFVQGLCNGAIATAVMGGSNVDYRWIVRTAPGKVQTALLMNSGEFMATCQSLAFRVADYLLFWICSEDSIALRETIPEELSFRSWHKKFWEEHRNNSTNYLWSEDNYLDCLQKAQLAPIVIAENLREVAINPLCTLPEEFATKIDTASSQIDLTQIRSHLGQTIEDIALRDMEPALCAYKPERYAELFRKLTEQLNGSDYLSCRLLASKLYEHMPIFTNTEHEQILKVWRGSLAAEGSETESAELTLFPMVVFDRPADEQFLLLRERGSKTGYFSKMQARYRKIESTSLAPIIRALDMYDGSRPEECYAQLEHLAKAINSLDESLRESLLKLFQSDNSIIRYLCIEIICNTNDQLAAQKIIGSGWKIHGENCDYENGWGSILLARFANDISFEELACRISLKWLGYAVKERGNRQEEVADYALRLHVIWTRIAKPTESAEDVLRHVKISLGKCWEDIEDDMSINLNENIGIKWTKFTWGGTSGAVSNKSLDPDAVEAEWDRVYKKVLEVYAAEKKRGNHWIDTSFSNGNLDAVVASEVLCWREWIQPILDGTTEGRHVLAFCQGLYESLCATLLNHEPETGAKLFEAIMKHKTTRIVDSFTDIQNLLFSLFDAEESPPVLALWDEHLTDCDSDKSLSELACLAQSCEKAAWLDAKIQSLLESDLDYDKARGLRLLGFSVEDNHSQQLRKWIDAHGRSWLMDVAKDALESSKRNSWARIWIERFIAEEDRVKSWAAFRLFLRCVDKRFWIWGYSLIYIDKLPDWKTDAYKANIGTIMGAIKENEKKLKDTFIGHEVKENQLWPWMKRYL from the coding sequence ATGAGTGCTCTTCATCGAAAAGAAACTGAAATTGTGACGAAACCGCTTGTTGTCCCTGTTCTGGTTGGTGGAGCTGGGCAGTTGTCTGAAGCGGATTTGGGTGAGCTCAGCCAGCTTGCTTTAATCCAGTCTCATGCAGTTCAGGGTAATCTTGCTGAATACAATCTCAAAGTTGAAGAGCTTTGCAAAATCATCAGTAATTATAGTCGTAGCTGGACGGCAAAGCATTCTAACTGGATGCTTGCTTGCCTTGCCAACAAGAAACTTTCCTCAGCCAACTTTGGCCAAGATCTCACTGTCTTGCATCCTGACAGCCACTACATTCAACGTCACGAAGCCAATAAAACCATGGACACCTGGTGGTCTGGATGGAAAGAACATCACCGCCCATTTGTGCTTTTAGGCGAAGAAGGAGATGGGAAAAGTTGGGCACTTACGTCGTGGATTGCAAAGACTATTTCTCTCGCCGGGCAACAAATGCCGGTAATTTTCATATCTGCTACAAAAGTCTCAAATGCAGATGACTTTATAACTGAAATGGCTGAAGCTATGGCAAGGGTAAATGAGTCTGTCTCAGCTATGGAGTGGAAAAACCGTCTAAAATTATTTCTACGGAACTCAGCAGATAATATTCCGCAAATTGTGCTGGTGTTGGATGGTCTCAATGAACGACCATCGATAGATTGGCGTGACCTGTTCGATAACTACCTTATTTCACCATATCGCAAAAACATTGCTCTTCTAATCAGTTGCCGTACCGGTTATTGGCATGAGCATCTCGCAAAGGAATATGACGTGAGCGTATCGGTTTGGAAGTTATCTCCTTTCAGTGATGGTGAATTGGATCAGGCGCTTACCCGTCACCATCTGACAAGAGCCTTTTTTAGTGATCGCGTCCTTAAATTGGTTGCCAAGCCGCGTTATTTTGATATGGCTGTACGTTTGAAAGATCAACTTGAAGAATCAGGAGATGACGTCACTATTGATCGTTTGATTTATGAGGACTGGAAAGATCGGATTGGTCGTAAGCGTCTGCCTTCAGTCAAGATTTCTCATGCTGAATTTCAGGCAATCATTACCGATGTCGTGCAGAAATTCGGAGAACGCGTCAGTATAAAGCAACTTGCCCAAACATTGGCTACATACGGTAATCAAGCCGAAATCCGAAATGAACTTGTCTCTTCAGGCATATTGAAGGAAATAGCGGGGGGGAAATTTGAAGTTGCGGCAAATCCTTTGATATTGGGATTAGGGCTCCTTCTGGCAAGTGAAATTGAAGAGAGCGGTAAAGATGACCTCCTGGAAATTGAAGAAATAATCGCCGAACGTTTAGGGCAACATCCGGATAGTGACCGCCTGGTGCAAATCTGCGCTATGGCGCTGTTTCATTCGCTCTTAACGGAAGGGTTTCCTGATGTAGGGTGTCGCGCCTTATTCCGGAATTGGATATCTGGGCGCAATCTGGATGAGGCGGATTCAGAGCGTGTAAGCGCATATTTCCCCCTGAAACCTCATATCTATTTTCAGATCATGGAAGACCTCTGGGGGAACTTCGGCAATTACCGAGAAGTCGAGGATCACCTGATGAGCGCCTTGCTGCAGCGCCACAATTTTGAGCATGTTAAGGCTGAAATGATTACGACCTTCGAGCGTTGGCTCAGCTTTGTTCACCCTCTTGGATATCGAGGTTGGTTCGAACGTGATGAGTCAAAAAAAGAAGGATTGATCAAAGAAGTTGAGGAGCGCCTTGGCCAGCAAGTCGAGATAGGGGCTATGGAACTTTTCGGCCACCGCATTGAAATAGTTGCCGACCAAAGGTTGCTTCAACTTGCCAAGGTTGCGGAATCGGTAATTTCACATTTCGATCGTGAACCTTTTGTGCAGGGACTTTGTAATGGCGCCATCGCCACTGCCGTCATGGGTGGCTCAAACGTTGATTATAGATGGATAGTACGCACTGCACCTGGCAAAGTCCAAACAGCCCTCTTGATGAATTCAGGAGAGTTCATGGCGACATGCCAGAGCCTTGCCTTCCGCGTTGCCGATTACCTGCTCTTTTGGATATGTAGCGAAGATTCCATCGCTCTGCGTGAAACCATTCCTGAAGAACTGTCTTTTCGGTCATGGCATAAGAAGTTTTGGGAAGAACACCGGAACAACTCTACCAACTACCTTTGGAGTGAGGATAACTATCTCGATTGCCTGCAAAAAGCGCAATTAGCTCCAATTGTCATTGCCGAGAACCTACGGGAAGTAGCAATAAATCCGCTTTGTACGCTTCCGGAAGAATTCGCAACAAAAATTGATACTGCGAGCAGTCAGATTGATTTGACGCAAATACGATCACATCTTGGGCAGACTATAGAGGATATTGCCTTAAGAGATATGGAACCGGCTTTATGTGCATATAAACCGGAACGTTATGCAGAGTTATTCCGAAAATTGACTGAGCAATTGAATGGATCAGATTATTTGTCGTGCAGGCTACTTGCAAGTAAGCTCTACGAACATATGCCTATTTTTACAAACACTGAGCATGAGCAGATTTTGAAGGTTTGGCGTGGATCTTTAGCTGCTGAAGGCAGCGAGACTGAAAGTGCGGAATTGACCCTATTTCCCATGGTGGTTTTTGACAGACCAGCAGACGAACAGTTTTTATTGTTGAGAGAGCGGGGGAGCAAAACAGGATATTTCTCAAAAATGCAAGCGCGTTATCGTAAAATTGAGTCCACAAGTTTGGCACCCATAATTAGGGCGTTGGATATGTACGACGGTTCGCGTCCGGAAGAGTGCTATGCCCAATTGGAGCATTTAGCAAAAGCGATTAACAGCCTGGATGAATCTTTAAGGGAAAGCTTGTTGAAGTTGTTTCAGAGTGATAATTCAATAATCCGCTATTTATGCATTGAAATCATCTGTAATACAAATGACCAGTTGGCAGCCCAAAAAATCATAGGAAGCGGCTGGAAGATCCATGGAGAGAATTGTGATTATGAAAACGGGTGGGGGAGCATCTTGCTGGCCAGGTTTGCCAATGACATTTCATTTGAGGAATTGGCTTGCAGAATTTCTCTGAAATGGTTGGGATATGCGGTAAAGGAGCGTGGCAATCGTCAGGAGGAAGTTGCAGACTATGCGCTTCGACTTCATGTCATATGGACCCGGATTGCAAAACCAACTGAGAGTGCTGAAGATGTATTACGCCATGTCAAAATCAGTCTGGGTAAGTGTTGGGAAGACATTGAAGACGACATGTCCATCAATCTCAATGAAAATATAGGGATTAAGTGGACGAAGTTTACCTGGGGGGGAACTTCCGGAGCGGTGTCAAATAAATCGCTTGATCCGGATGCTGTAGAGGCTGAATGGGATAGGGTATATAAAAAGGTATTGGAGGTCTACGCGGCTGAAAAGAAACGAGGGAATCACTGGATTGACACTTCTTTCTCCAACGGAAATCTTGATGCTGTAGTAGCAAGCGAAGTTCTATGTTGGCGAGAGTGGATCCAGCCGATTTTGGATGGAACAACTGAAGGTCGCCACGTGCTGGCATTTTGCCAAGGGTTGTACGAAAGTCTTTGTGCTACGTTGCTGAACCATGAACCGGAAACAGGAGCGAAACTTTTCGAGGCTATTATGAAGCACAAAACCACCCGTATTGTAGATTCTTTCACGGATATTCAGAATCTACTTTTCTCGCTATTTGATGCTGAGGAATCGCCTCCTGTTTTGGCCCTATGGGATGAGCATCTCACAGACTGTGATTCGGATAAGTCATTGTCGGAACTCGCCTGCCTTGCGCAGTCTTGCGAGAAAGCTGCATGGCTGGACGCAAAAATACAATCTTTGCTGGAGTCCGATCTAGATTACGATAAAGCTCGTGGACTCAGGTTGCTCGGGTTCTCAGTTGAAGACAATCATAGCCAGCAGTTGCGAAAATGGATTGATGCCCATGGGAGATCATGGCTCATGGATGTGGCAAAAGATGCACTTGAAAGCAGTAAGCGCAATTCGTGGGCACGTATTTGGATTGAACGTTTTATTGCCGAAGAAGACCGCGTGAAATCTTGGGCCGCCTTCAGGCTGTTCTTGCGCTGTGTGGACAAGCGATTCTGGATATGGGGTTACAGCCTTATCTATATTGATAAATTGCCGGATTGGAAAACGGACGCGTACAAAGCTAACATCGGGACGATAATGGGTGCAATTAAAGAAAACGAGAAGAAATTAAAGGATACTTTTATCGGGCATGAGGTCAAAGAAAATCAGCTTTGGCCTTGGATGAAAAGATACCTTTAG